From Flavipsychrobacter sp., a single genomic window includes:
- a CDS encoding M1 family aminopeptidase — protein MKKFALLGVALLYTVFATAQVVTEYKSKANPLYWKNRMPDGAYWQQDVHYDINARIDETKHIIEATESLDYWNNSPDTLYYVYFHMWQNAFVKGSYLHGLEKALNQEARMGKYESEGLGIVVKELTVDGQEVETVLDNTILKIVLPKPLYPNSKISFKMNFTTYYDNGSTRRRMKMYDAWGFKHYNGVQWFPKICVYDRKFGWDTYQHLNKEFYADYGTYNVSLDFPSNYIVEATGALQNREEVLPKELREKLDVKNFKDKPWGEKPSIIIPYKKGERKVWKFAASNVHDFAFTADPSYRISTAYWKGIECVGICQEPHASGWQNSGEYVSKIIKTFSEDIGMYQYPKMVAADARDGMEYPMLTLDGGSDPGYRGLFIHEIGHNWFYGMVGNNETYRAALDEGFTQFLTAWGMRKLEGDTLPDYKGRSKFEQAFFVPNTVLDKRVMGPYLYDALNKDELPINTHSNDFRNALGHEGGYRQVYYKTATMLYNLQYVLGDSLFLSAMQHYFDQWRFAHPYFDDFRTSIIQYTKVDLNWFFDQWIETTKRIDYGIGKIKKLSGKDEFSITLKRKGLMQMPIDFTVTAKDGKLYSYHVPNTWFEKETEATVLPKWYGWDKMNETYDATVTIPTGIKHVQIDTSWRLADVYSLDNYKTRGLPFSPKAIQFKGDAGRTIPWNRRLHIPMLRPDVWYNPVDGVKLGLHIESEYMATMHKLSATVWFNTHLLQDKRYWVGQTGGLFSKHTPISYIVNYESPINRNNPKLKLVLNSRLLDGMWYHKGGFRWWMNAENTFSVYAQTMWRNRTTDFDYLIYANEWSSIQARPNSSINAAWTHNYKYKRGAGRYTLSLRAPLLTGNNAASFNYSYVQAEAINYNRLGKLEIRTRFFGRYGTGNSVPYESALWLAGANPEELMDNKYTRSKGFVPEEWHSISRYETNHFQQGGGLNLRGYAGYFIADERNGQILIGYKGRSGASASAEVDFDKYIKFRPRITRKWLSADIYAFADAGVIELSNAPNLNNYWNVTPTTMWSDLRLDAGLGMALTVKRWGKFSKAKPLTLRVDVPAFLNRPPYANPEYAAFRYVVGINRTF, from the coding sequence ATGAAGAAGTTCGCATTATTAGGGGTTGCGCTATTATATACAGTATTTGCTACGGCACAAGTAGTAACTGAATATAAGAGCAAAGCCAATCCGTTGTATTGGAAAAACCGTATGCCCGATGGCGCATATTGGCAACAAGATGTACACTATGATATTAATGCGCGTATAGATGAAACAAAGCATATAATAGAGGCTACAGAGTCGTTGGATTACTGGAATAACTCACCCGATACACTTTACTATGTCTACTTCCACATGTGGCAAAATGCCTTTGTGAAAGGGTCTTATCTGCATGGTTTGGAAAAAGCATTGAACCAAGAAGCCCGTATGGGTAAATATGAGTCGGAAGGGTTGGGTATTGTTGTTAAGGAATTGACTGTCGATGGTCAAGAAGTAGAGACTGTGTTAGATAATACTATTCTTAAGATAGTGTTGCCTAAGCCATTATATCCTAATAGCAAGATCTCTTTTAAGATGAACTTCACTACCTATTATGATAATGGTAGTACAAGACGTAGAATGAAGATGTATGATGCTTGGGGCTTTAAGCATTATAACGGTGTGCAATGGTTTCCTAAGATATGTGTCTATGATAGAAAGTTCGGTTGGGATACCTACCAACACCTAAATAAAGAATTCTATGCAGATTATGGCACTTATAATGTTAGCTTAGACTTTCCGTCTAATTATATAGTAGAGGCTACAGGTGCGCTACAAAATAGAGAAGAGGTATTGCCCAAGGAGCTAAGAGAAAAGCTGGATGTAAAAAACTTTAAGGATAAGCCTTGGGGAGAGAAACCATCTATAATTATACCTTATAAGAAGGGGGAGCGTAAGGTTTGGAAATTTGCAGCAAGCAATGTGCATGATTTTGCCTTTACAGCCGATCCTTCCTATCGTATATCAACCGCATATTGGAAGGGTATTGAATGTGTAGGTATTTGTCAAGAGCCTCACGCTTCTGGTTGGCAAAATTCGGGAGAGTATGTTTCAAAAATTATTAAAACCTTTTCTGAAGATATAGGCATGTATCAATATCCTAAGATGGTGGCTGCCGATGCAAGAGATGGAATGGAATATCCCATGCTCACATTGGATGGTGGTAGCGATCCCGGATATCGTGGATTGTTCATTCATGAGATAGGTCATAACTGGTTTTATGGTATGGTGGGTAATAATGAGACCTACCGTGCGGCACTAGACGAAGGCTTTACACAGTTTCTTACTGCATGGGGAATGAGAAAGCTGGAAGGAGATACCTTGCCAGACTATAAGGGGAGAAGTAAATTTGAGCAGGCATTTTTTGTGCCTAATACAGTTTTGGATAAAAGAGTGATGGGACCTTATTTATATGATGCACTTAATAAAGACGAGTTGCCTATAAATACTCATTCTAACGATTTTAGAAATGCATTAGGACACGAAGGCGGGTACAGACAAGTATATTATAAAACTGCTACAATGCTGTATAATCTGCAGTATGTATTGGGCGACTCGCTATTCCTATCGGCAATGCAACACTATTTTGACCAATGGCGTTTTGCGCATCCTTATTTTGATGATTTTAGAACATCTATTATTCAATATACCAAAGTAGACCTAAACTGGTTCTTTGATCAATGGATAGAGACAACTAAGAGGATCGATTATGGTATAGGTAAAATAAAAAAGTTGTCGGGTAAGGATGAGTTTTCTATCACCCTAAAAAGAAAGGGGTTGATGCAAATGCCTATTGATTTTACCGTTACCGCAAAAGACGGTAAACTATACAGTTACCATGTGCCTAATACATGGTTTGAGAAAGAGACAGAAGCTACTGTTTTACCTAAATGGTATGGCTGGGACAAAATGAATGAAACCTATGATGCAACTGTTACAATTCCTACTGGTATTAAACATGTACAAATAGACACCTCGTGGAGACTAGCTGATGTCTACTCTTTAGATAACTATAAAACAAGAGGTCTACCTTTCTCTCCTAAAGCGATACAGTTTAAAGGCGATGCAGGTAGAACAATACCTTGGAACAGGAGACTACACATACCTATGCTTAGGCCAGATGTGTGGTATAATCCTGTTGATGGTGTAAAGTTAGGCTTGCATATAGAAAGTGAATACATGGCAACTATGCATAAGCTGTCTGCGACAGTTTGGTTCAATACACACCTGTTGCAAGACAAAAGATATTGGGTAGGGCAAACTGGAGGATTGTTCAGTAAGCATACGCCTATTAGCTACATAGTCAATTATGAGTCTCCTATTAATAGAAATAATCCAAAGCTGAAGCTTGTTTTGAACAGTAGATTGCTAGATGGTATGTGGTATCACAAAGGTGGTTTCAGATGGTGGATGAATGCTGAAAACACGTTCAGTGTATATGCACAAACAATGTGGCGCAACCGTACTACAGACTTTGATTATTTGATCTACGCTAACGAATGGAGTAGTATACAAGCACGACCAAACTCTTCCATCAATGCTGCATGGACACATAACTACAAGTATAAGAGAGGTGCAGGTCGTTATACCTTAAGCTTGAGAGCGCCGCTGTTAACAGGTAATAATGCAGCTTCGTTTAACTATTCCTATGTGCAGGCAGAAGCTATTAACTACAATAGGTTAGGGAAGTTAGAGATAAGAACAAGATTCTTCGGTCGTTATGGTACAGGTAATAGTGTGCCTTATGAAAGTGCACTATGGCTGGCTGGTGCCAACCCAGAAGAGTTGATGGATAATAAGTATACAAGAAGCAAAGGTTTTGTGCCTGAAGAGTGGCATAGTATCTCAAGGTATGAGACCAATCATTTTCAACAAGGTGGTGGTCTGAACCTGAGAGGTTACGCAGGTTACTTCATTGCCGATGAACGTAATGGTCAGATATTAATTGGTTATAAGGGGCGTAGTGGAGCTTCAGCAAGTGCTGAGGTTGATTTTGATAAGTACATTAAATTCCGCCCTCGTATTACTAGAAAATGGTTGAGTGCAGATATCTATGCTTTTGCTGATGCAGGAGTGATAGAGCTAAGTAATGCACCTAACTTAAATAACTATTGGAATGTAACGCCAACTACGATGTGGAGTGATTTGCGTTTAGACGCTGGTTTGGGTATGGCACTAACAGTAAAGCGCTGGGGTAAATTCTCAAAGGCTAAACCATTAACATTAAGAGTTGATGTGCCAGCATTCTTGAACAGACCTCCGTACGCTAATCCTGAGTATGCGGCATTCAGATATGTTGTAGGTATTAACAGGACTTTTTAG
- a CDS encoding YegP family protein, with protein MGKFVISKRKNGEFQFNLKAGNGQVILTSEGYKTKAACNNGIESVRKNAGEDKRYDRLEAKNGKPYFNLKATNGQIIGSSEMYESESSRENGIASVKKNAPDATVSDETEA; from the coding sequence ATGGGGAAGTTTGTAATATCTAAACGTAAAAACGGAGAATTTCAGTTCAATCTTAAAGCTGGCAACGGTCAGGTAATATTGACAAGTGAGGGATATAAAACCAAAGCAGCTTGTAATAATGGTATTGAGTCTGTAAGAAAAAATGCAGGCGAAGATAAACGTTATGACAGACTAGAAGCAAAGAATGGCAAACCTTACTTTAACCTTAAGGCTACAAATGGTCAAATAATTGGCTCTAGCGAAATGTATGAATCTGAATCTAGTAGAGAGAATGGCATTGCATCTGTTAAGAAAAATGCACCTGACGCTACTGTATCAGACGAGACTGAAGCATAA
- a CDS encoding tetratricopeptide repeat protein translates to MKHIFDHSACLSAKQLKSYVSGSMVHEEAHAAEVHLLSCPLCSDAVEGLQESGSVEAIKAMDLFPKEFLKQHLGETNAEEYISAPTKPATAVTKEEEVTPREKSFKNIRIWRITSIAAALVIGIGALWLLRGVLKEKNTTTVAEAVNIEKTTPKPSSEFTAQVEEVDTATSGIDDVVDTIGIANSTDAPPEPNTQEEQLGKAQPEEQVATAAMAKDNAARELAKKADVADKKLVGKQEAEKKAKEQAAKLAAVEDRDKEVRARMGNSFDAANNNSKYYDNAADTKPTVEKAATEPPKEYTADELYEQKNYTAALAKYKKQMNSADREQRDEARLNISRCHIALGQNASAKAILQSLVDENSSQKRKAKKLLKKID, encoded by the coding sequence ATGAAACATATATTTGACCACAGTGCTTGCTTATCAGCCAAGCAGCTGAAGAGTTATGTTTCAGGCAGTATGGTGCATGAGGAAGCACATGCTGCTGAAGTGCACTTGTTGAGTTGCCCTTTGTGTTCTGACGCTGTAGAAGGGCTGCAAGAGAGTGGGAGTGTTGAGGCTATAAAAGCAATGGACTTGTTTCCTAAAGAGTTTTTAAAACAACACTTAGGTGAAACAAATGCTGAGGAATATATCAGCGCGCCAACTAAACCAGCTACTGCAGTAACTAAAGAAGAGGAAGTAACACCAAGGGAAAAAAGCTTTAAGAACATTCGTATATGGCGCATCACAAGTATTGCAGCAGCCCTTGTGATAGGTATTGGTGCTTTATGGCTATTGAGAGGGGTGCTAAAAGAAAAGAATACTACAACTGTAGCAGAAGCTGTAAATATTGAAAAGACTACACCTAAGCCTAGTTCTGAATTTACAGCACAGGTGGAAGAAGTAGATACAGCCACTTCTGGTATTGATGATGTAGTAGATACAATTGGTATAGCTAATAGTACTGACGCGCCTCCGGAACCCAATACACAAGAAGAGCAACTAGGTAAGGCGCAGCCTGAGGAGCAGGTAGCTACAGCTGCTATGGCCAAAGATAATGCTGCAAGAGAGCTGGCTAAAAAGGCAGATGTTGCAGATAAGAAACTAGTTGGGAAGCAGGAGGCTGAAAAGAAAGCAAAAGAACAAGCTGCGAAATTGGCTGCTGTAGAAGATAGAGATAAGGAGGTGAGGGCAAGAATGGGTAATAGCTTTGATGCTGCTAATAACAATTCCAAGTATTATGATAACGCTGCAGACACAAAACCTACCGTGGAAAAAGCAGCAACAGAACCTCCTAAAGAGTATACTGCTGACGAGCTATATGAGCAAAAGAACTATACTGCAGCACTAGCTAAGTATAAAAAGCAGATGAACTCTGCGGATAGAGAACAAAGAGATGAAGCCCGATTAAATATCTCACGATGTCATATTGCATTAGGGCAAAATGCTTCTGCCAAGGCAATTTTACAAAGCCTTGTAGATGAAAACAGTAGCCAGAAGAGAAAGGCTAAAAAGCTACTGAAGAAGATAGACTAA
- a CDS encoding sigma-70 family RNA polymerase sigma factor — protein MSKVKKIPQTTVLADYQKLPDEELIHRYVHRNEESAFSCLFGRYSHLVYGVCLKYLKDVDAAKDASQQIFIKLLEDLKKFEIKFFKSWLYQVAKNQCLMILRKDKATGEQELVEENVVEFEDDWHQRIEKEDLLDHLEKAVKELKSDQRICVEYFYLHKMSYAEIARQTSYDLNRVKSAIQNGKRNLKLKLTPVVKGKNE, from the coding sequence TTGTCGAAGGTTAAAAAAATACCACAAACCACGGTTCTAGCTGATTATCAAAAGCTTCCGGATGAGGAGCTGATACATCGTTATGTTCATCGTAACGAAGAATCAGCCTTCAGCTGCTTGTTTGGTAGGTATAGTCATCTGGTGTATGGTGTGTGTCTGAAGTATCTAAAAGATGTAGATGCAGCCAAGGATGCCAGTCAGCAGATATTCATTAAGCTACTGGAAGATTTAAAGAAATTCGAAATAAAGTTTTTTAAATCTTGGTTGTATCAAGTAGCTAAAAATCAGTGCCTTATGATTTTAAGGAAAGATAAAGCTACTGGTGAGCAAGAATTAGTGGAAGAGAATGTTGTGGAATTTGAAGACGATTGGCATCAAAGAATTGAGAAAGAAGATTTACTAGATCATTTGGAGAAGGCTGTAAAAGAGTTGAAGAGTGACCAACGTATATGTGTAGAATATTTTTATCTGCACAAAATGAGTTATGCAGAGATTGCAAGGCAAACCAGTTATGACCTGAACAGAGTTAAAAGCGCAATACAGAACGGTAAAAGAAATTTGAAATTAAAATTAACGCCAGTAGTAAAGGGTAAAAATGAGTAG
- a CDS encoding sodium-translocating pyrophosphatase: MDMFYLVPAFGILALLYTMIKSSWVSKQDAGTDRMKEIANHIADGAMAFLKAEYKVMAYFVIIAGILLAIMGSNNENSSWIIAIAFLIGACFSAIAGFIGMRIATKANVRTAHAARSSLSKALNVSFSGGAVMGMGVAGLAVLGLGSLFIVFKMMFVPEGAAVSSHEMEKAIEVLTGFSLGAESIALFARVGGGIYTKAADVGADLVGKVEAGIPEDDPRNPATIADNVGDNVGDVAGMGADLFGSYVATVLATMVLGRETATLANVAEKFSGFGPILLPMLIAGVGIVFSIIGTLFIKVSDSVGNSTTAVQKALNMGNWGSMILTAVAAYFLTAYILPDTMTLRGFEFSNTDVFGAIVIGLVVGALMSIITEYYTAMGKKPVLSIIRQSDTGHATNVIGGLAVGMESTFLPILVLAGGIWGSYEMAGLYGVAIAAAGMMATTAMQLAIDAFGPIADNAGGIAEMSELPKEVREKTDTLDAVGNTTAATGKGFAIASAALTALALFAAYVGVAGIDGINIYKAEVLAMLFVGGMIPFIFSSLAIRAVGQAAMAMVAEVRRQFKDIPGIMEGTGKPEYDKCVAISTDASIKKMVLPGAITIIAPILVGFLVGPEALGGLLAGATVSGVLMGMFQNNAGGAWDNAKKSFEQGVDINGETYYKNSEPHKASVTGDTVGDPFKDTSGPSMNILIKLMSIVALVIAPTLAKINGTSAEHAKTPVKQQIEVVETAKENAVTLK, translated from the coding sequence ATGGACATGTTCTACCTCGTTCCGGCATTCGGCATTTTAGCCTTGTTGTATACGATGATCAAAAGCTCTTGGGTGAGCAAGCAAGATGCAGGTACTGACCGCATGAAAGAAATTGCTAACCACATTGCTGATGGAGCTATGGCTTTCTTGAAAGCAGAGTACAAAGTAATGGCTTACTTCGTTATCATTGCGGGTATCCTACTTGCCATTATGGGTAGCAACAATGAAAATTCAAGTTGGATAATTGCCATTGCCTTCCTTATTGGTGCTTGTTTTAGCGCTATTGCAGGTTTTATCGGTATGCGTATTGCTACAAAAGCTAACGTGCGTACGGCACATGCAGCTCGTAGCAGCCTAAGCAAAGCGCTAAATGTATCCTTCAGCGGTGGTGCTGTTATGGGCATGGGTGTTGCCGGTCTTGCTGTATTAGGTTTGGGTAGCTTGTTCATCGTTTTCAAAATGATGTTTGTTCCTGAAGGTGCTGCTGTTAGCAGTCACGAAATGGAAAAAGCTATTGAGGTATTAACTGGTTTCTCTCTTGGTGCTGAGAGTATCGCTCTATTTGCACGTGTTGGTGGTGGTATATATACTAAAGCTGCTGACGTAGGTGCTGACCTTGTTGGTAAAGTAGAGGCTGGTATCCCTGAAGATGACCCACGTAACCCTGCTACTATCGCTGATAACGTAGGTGATAACGTAGGTGACGTAGCTGGTATGGGTGCTGACCTTTTTGGTTCTTACGTTGCTACAGTACTAGCTACTATGGTACTTGGTCGTGAAACAGCTACACTAGCTAACGTAGCAGAAAAATTCAGTGGGTTCGGACCAATACTTTTGCCAATGCTGATAGCAGGTGTAGGTATTGTGTTTTCTATCATAGGCACTTTATTCATCAAAGTTTCTGATAGTGTTGGTAATAGCACTACAGCAGTACAAAAGGCATTGAATATGGGTAACTGGGGGTCAATGATCCTAACAGCAGTTGCTGCATACTTCCTTACTGCATATATACTTCCTGATACAATGACACTTCGTGGCTTTGAATTTAGCAACACTGACGTGTTTGGTGCTATCGTTATTGGTCTTGTAGTAGGTGCTTTGATGAGTATCATTACAGAGTACTATACCGCTATGGGTAAAAAGCCTGTATTAAGTATCATCCGCCAGTCTGACACTGGACACGCTACTAACGTAATTGGAGGTCTTGCAGTAGGTATGGAAAGTACTTTCTTACCAATACTTGTACTTGCAGGTGGTATTTGGGGTTCTTACGAAATGGCTGGTCTTTACGGTGTGGCTATCGCTGCTGCGGGTATGATGGCTACAACTGCTATGCAACTAGCAATTGACGCTTTTGGTCCAATTGCCGATAACGCTGGAGGTATTGCTGAAATGAGCGAGCTACCGAAAGAAGTACGTGAAAAAACAGATACACTTGATGCTGTAGGTAATACTACTGCTGCTACTGGTAAAGGTTTTGCTATTGCATCTGCTGCATTAACAGCGTTGGCTCTATTTGCTGCTTATGTGGGTGTTGCAGGTATCGATGGTATCAATATCTATAAGGCTGAGGTTTTGGCGATGCTATTTGTAGGAGGTATGATTCCTTTCATCTTCTCTTCATTAGCTATACGTGCGGTAGGGCAAGCGGCTATGGCAATGGTTGCTGAAGTTCGTCGTCAGTTCAAAGACATTCCTGGCATTATGGAAGGTACTGGTAAACCTGAATATGATAAATGTGTTGCCATCTCTACAGATGCATCTATCAAAAAGATGGTACTTCCTGGTGCTATCACTATCATCGCCCCTATCCTAGTTGGTTTCTTAGTAGGTCCTGAGGCGCTTGGTGGTTTACTAGCTGGTGCTACAGTAAGTGGTGTATTGATGGGGATGTTCCAAAACAATGCCGGTGGTGCTTGGGATAATGCAAAAAAATCTTTTGAGCAAGGCGTAGACATCAACGGTGAAACGTATTACAAAAACTCAGAGCCGCACAAGGCATCAGTAACTGGTGATACCGTTGGTGATCCATTTAAAGACACATCGGGTCCTTCAATGAATATCTTAATTAAGTTGATGTCCATAGTTGCTTTGGTTATTGCACCTACTCTAGCTAAGATTAACGGTACTAGTGCAGAGCATGCTAAGACTCCAGTAAAACAACAAATAGAAGTAGTAGAAACAGCAAAAGAAAATGCTGTAACGTTGAAATAA
- a CDS encoding DUF5004 domain-containing protein, which produces MKNLLIVNLCLIAFSINCYGQKKLSFIEKTLVGTWKITEIKVGGISTARTKEKAEQYAKKNLYAEITFKKDRTLDYKLNNDTTIYHGKWKHVNDVNYSIRGNHAVSSRLDINIENIEGCSLYEDTGVFKNKRNTYIVKGGAKKIRFERINSN; this is translated from the coding sequence ATGAAGAATTTATTGATTGTCAATTTATGCCTTATCGCCTTTTCTATTAATTGTTATGGGCAAAAGAAATTAAGTTTTATAGAGAAGACCCTTGTAGGCACATGGAAAATCACGGAAATTAAGGTAGGAGGAATAAGTACTGCTCGCACAAAAGAAAAAGCAGAACAGTATGCAAAAAAAAACTTATACGCTGAAATTACTTTTAAAAAAGACAGAACTCTCGATTACAAACTTAACAATGACACTACTATATACCATGGGAAATGGAAACATGTTAACGACGTAAATTACTCTATTCGTGGGAACCATGCTGTATCTAGTCGCCTTGATATTAATATTGAGAATATTGAAGGTTGTAGCCTATATGAAGATACTGGGGTATTTAAAAATAAAAGGAACACATATATAGTAAAGGGTGGTGCAAAAAAAATACGCTTTGAGCGTATAAATTCAAACTAA
- a CDS encoding glycosyltransferase family 2 protein, whose amino-acid sequence MLNGKKIVVVLPAYKAALTMERTYKEIPFDIVDDVVLVDDNSPDDTVEVGKRLGIKHIIKHEVNKGYGGNQKSCYGKALEIGADIVIMLHPDYQYTPKLIHAMSSVIAYDVYPVTLGSRILGKGALKGGMPMYKYIANRFLTLFENIMIGQKLSEYHTGYRAFSAEVIRSIDFTHNSDDFVFDNEMLSQIFMHGFEIGEITCPTKYFDEASSINLTRSMKYGRGVLRVSLIHRLHKWGVIKSKLYSRKS is encoded by the coding sequence ATGCTAAACGGAAAGAAAATAGTAGTAGTACTACCGGCATATAAAGCTGCGCTTACGATGGAGCGTACTTATAAGGAAATCCCTTTTGATATAGTGGATGATGTGGTATTAGTGGACGATAATAGTCCTGATGATACTGTAGAAGTAGGTAAACGCTTGGGGATAAAGCATATAATAAAGCACGAGGTAAATAAGGGATATGGTGGCAACCAAAAAAGCTGCTATGGGAAAGCCTTAGAAATAGGTGCTGATATTGTTATTATGCTCCATCCTGATTATCAGTATACACCTAAGCTGATACATGCTATGTCTTCTGTAATAGCCTATGATGTTTATCCTGTCACTTTAGGTTCAAGAATATTAGGTAAGGGGGCTCTTAAGGGAGGAATGCCAATGTATAAATACATAGCCAACCGTTTCCTTACTTTGTTTGAAAATATAATGATAGGGCAGAAGTTGAGTGAATACCACACAGGTTATCGCGCTTTCTCCGCAGAGGTGATCCGCTCTATTGATTTTACACATAATAGTGACGATTTTGTTTTCGATAATGAAATGCTCTCTCAAATATTCATGCATGGTTTTGAGATAGGTGAGATCACTTGCCCTACCAAATATTTTGATGAAGCATCCAGCATCAATCTTACCCGTAGTATGAAGTACGGTAGAGGAGTACTGAGAGTATCGCTAATCCACCGCTTGCACAAGTGGGGTGTAATAAAGAGTAAGCTATATAGTAGAAAGTCTTAA
- a CDS encoding PaaI family thioesterase, protein MSYKNIPSGQVLAYMKERYLGKEVTDSRSPAGNWLQFTLDEIEKGKAVLSLNVKTDMTNPYGNIHGGMMSLVIDEAIGWAVVSLDTDNFYTSLNLNVDFLYAIKDGERLTAVSEVVRRGKKIIHVECRVYNTNKDILAKATSNLIVTGMRPVEGDHKVAN, encoded by the coding sequence ATGAGCTATAAGAATATACCATCTGGTCAAGTACTTGCCTATATGAAAGAGCGTTATTTAGGCAAAGAGGTAACGGATTCCCGTTCCCCTGCGGGTAACTGGTTGCAATTCACCCTTGATGAGATCGAGAAAGGTAAGGCTGTATTGTCTTTAAATGTAAAAACAGACATGACCAACCCTTACGGTAATATACATGGAGGGATGATGTCTCTGGTTATAGATGAAGCCATAGGCTGGGCTGTAGTGAGTTTGGATACTGATAATTTCTACACCTCACTTAATCTCAATGTTGATTTTTTATATGCTATAAAAGATGGAGAAAGACTTACAGCGGTGTCAGAAGTGGTAAGAAGAGGAAAAAAAATAATACATGTAGAGTGTAGGGTGTACAATACGAATAAGGATATTTTGGCCAAAGCTACAAGCAACTTGATAGTAACGGGTATGCGCCCTGTAGAAGGTGATCATAAGGTGGCTAACTAG
- a CDS encoding YdeI/OmpD-associated family protein produces MSVIKKLKFTEDKVLTVNMPDNCKGLFEDMTVVTKYSGSTKYNQVLLFAQEKKVLEAELKGMVSKLSSTAMFWIAYPKKSGSIESDLSRDDFWNILKSDGYAPVMQIALDKDWSVLRFRKTSDIGTMVRDTPMNDRNIEGIDFEKRTVTLPKDASTAIKRIKGLEKFFYSMSFSHKKEYVQAIVEAKKEETRKGRIDKMIEMVVALREKKEQKK; encoded by the coding sequence ATGAGTGTAATAAAGAAACTAAAGTTTACAGAAGACAAAGTTTTAACTGTAAATATGCCTGATAACTGTAAGGGCTTATTTGAAGACATGACTGTTGTTACTAAATATTCAGGTAGTACTAAATACAACCAAGTGTTATTGTTTGCTCAAGAGAAGAAAGTATTGGAAGCGGAGCTAAAAGGTATGGTAAGTAAGCTTAGTTCTACTGCTATGTTTTGGATCGCTTATCCTAAAAAGTCTGGTAGTATTGAGTCTGATTTGAGTAGGGATGATTTTTGGAATATATTAAAGAGTGATGGGTATGCACCCGTAATGCAAATTGCATTGGATAAAGATTGGTCGGTATTACGGTTTCGTAAAACAAGTGATATAGGAACAATGGTTAGAGATACGCCAATGAATGATCGCAACATAGAAGGCATAGATTTTGAAAAAAGAACAGTGACCTTACCTAAGGATGCTAGCACGGCAATAAAGAGAATAAAAGGGTTAGAGAAATTCTTTTATAGTATGTCATTCAGTCATAAAAAAGAGTATGTGCAAGCTATTGTAGAAGCCAAGAAGGAGGAGACAAGAAAAGGTAGAATTGATAAAATGATAGAAATGGTTGTAGCTTTACGGGAGAAAAAAGAACAGAAGAAGTAA